Proteins encoded within one genomic window of Halodesulfurarchaeum formicicum:
- a CDS encoding DUF2103 domain-containing protein, which translates to MACRRCGRPLDRPGDYCLSCDTANADAVVLAVEPDRATLTMLYEERVLGVTEIPTTPETESTLSTVQVRNFAGRIADEIRRKRPDSVYVTGDRTVIQALRKQIHYPVYRVPESEPVETVLQRRGEAELDVIDAPPREKIGGSHSTVIGGRDGQRAIETIAGHPNVKKVVPGPIDAGGSGSRTGTRAKVSRSDENGNLRLVLRDGSSVQENRVVTTARDRETGERVREDLNEALIDADLRES; encoded by the coding sequence ATGGCGTGTCGCCGGTGTGGACGACCGCTCGACCGGCCCGGAGACTACTGTCTCTCCTGTGACACCGCAAACGCCGACGCCGTCGTCCTCGCCGTCGAACCCGACCGGGCCACCCTGACGATGCTCTACGAGGAGCGTGTGCTGGGGGTAACCGAGATCCCGACCACGCCGGAGACCGAATCCACGCTCTCGACCGTGCAAGTCCGGAACTTCGCGGGTCGGATCGCCGATGAGATCCGGCGCAAACGCCCCGATTCGGTGTACGTGACCGGCGACCGGACGGTCATCCAGGCGCTGCGGAAACAGATCCACTATCCCGTCTACCGGGTTCCCGAATCCGAACCGGTCGAAACAGTTCTGCAACGGCGTGGCGAGGCCGAACTGGACGTGATCGACGCCCCACCGCGGGAGAAGATCGGCGGGTCACACTCGACCGTTATCGGGGGTCGGGACGGCCAGCGGGCGATCGAGACGATCGCCGGCCACCCCAACGTGAAGAAGGTCGTCCCGGGCCCGATCGACGCGGGCGGGAGTGGCTCCCGGACGGGAACCCGGGCGAAGGTGAGCCGCTCGGACGAGAACGGCAACCTCAGGCTCGTACTGCGGGACGGCTCGAGCGTCCAGGAGAACCGGGTCGTGACCACGGCCCGGGATCGGGAGACCGGCGAGCGAGTGCGGGAGGATCTGAACGAGGCCCTCATCGATGCGGACCTGCGGGAATCCTGA
- a CDS encoding hemolysin family protein: MEAVEITLRILAGIALILANGFFVAIEFALTRARQFSKAEFLGTGSRGLERAWEMTQDLELYLTTCQVGITASSIAVGIVAEPALAALFEPFFRNTLLASVGSGGILAFLIINLVHLTHGEQTPTYLGVERSRFVARYGAIPLYWFHWLMSPVITLGDGIAKLTLRLFGIEMTGAWLEGREIESRADLRSEMDSILAQSDIAADRREEVLNALDVGEQPVREVMVPRDRIVALRTTDTADRNLDRIAATPHTRYPLVGDSLTDFRGIVYVPALFEDGSVTADDIDFEAIAAPPMTLSPDVDVSDAIDQFQAEHQELALVFEDGAVVGMVTVTDLLESIMGDIEDPIDVRDR; the protein is encoded by the coding sequence ATGGAGGCTGTCGAGATCACGCTGCGGATCCTGGCCGGGATCGCGCTCATCCTCGCGAACGGCTTTTTCGTCGCGATCGAGTTCGCTCTGACCCGCGCGAGACAGTTCTCGAAGGCGGAGTTCCTGGGAACAGGGAGTCGTGGACTCGAACGGGCCTGGGAGATGACCCAGGACCTCGAACTCTACCTTACGACCTGTCAGGTCGGGATTACCGCGTCGAGTATCGCGGTGGGGATCGTGGCCGAACCGGCGCTGGCGGCCCTCTTCGAGCCGTTCTTCCGGAACACGCTGTTGGCGTCGGTCGGTTCCGGCGGCATTCTGGCCTTTCTCATCATCAACCTGGTTCACCTGACTCACGGCGAGCAGACACCCACCTACCTGGGGGTCGAGCGCTCGCGCTTTGTCGCCCGGTACGGGGCGATTCCGCTCTACTGGTTCCACTGGCTCATGTCGCCGGTCATCACGCTGGGCGATGGCATCGCCAAACTGACCCTGCGGCTCTTCGGCATCGAGATGACCGGGGCCTGGTTGGAGGGCCGGGAGATCGAGAGTCGGGCCGATCTTCGTTCGGAGATGGACTCGATCCTCGCCCAGAGTGACATCGCCGCGGACCGTCGCGAGGAGGTGTTGAACGCACTGGATGTCGGCGAACAGCCGGTTCGTGAGGTGATGGTCCCACGCGATCGGATCGTCGCGCTCCGGACCACGGACACCGCCGACCGAAACCTCGATCGCATCGCCGCCACTCCCCACACGCGATATCCACTCGTCGGTGACTCGCTCACCGACTTCCGGGGGATCGTCTACGTCCCGGCGCTGTTCGAGGACGGGAGCGTCACGGCCGACGATATCGACTTCGAGGCGATCGCGGCCCCGCCGATGACACTCTCGCCGGACGTCGACGTGAGCGACGCGATCGACCAGTTCCAGGCCGAACACCAGGAACTCGCGCTGGTGTTCGAGGACGGTGCGGTCGTCGGGATGGTGACCGTGACCGACCTGCTCGAATCAATCATGGGCGATATCGAAGACCCGATCGACGTCCGGGACCGGTAG
- a CDS encoding thiamine-phosphate synthase family protein, whose product MKFRAEIVVEEVLPTIRVLLATELRERGLTQQAVAAKLGLSQSAVSKYAQGQVETRDTVAQDERVQALVSELATGLATGDMRPVHALVEIEALLRRLSGPGDIVADLHEAAVPELQDLSYDFSEPGPDQAAIERERARSSVRRGLRVLSQTPGVATLVPHVGSNLVECLPGAASREDVIGIPGRIRDVGGRVDVPADPDFGVSEYVGGVLISAREAGSSARAGLNLAYSDATLAALEDAGHQSVELDIGAADLESAVTTAIDAHPEATVLYHQGAVGIEPIVYLLGPAADGLARTVRRVATELTES is encoded by the coding sequence GTGAAGTTCCGCGCGGAGATCGTTGTCGAGGAGGTACTGCCCACGATCAGGGTCCTGCTCGCCACGGAGTTGCGCGAGCGGGGACTCACCCAGCAGGCCGTCGCGGCCAAACTGGGCCTGAGCCAGAGCGCCGTCTCGAAGTACGCCCAGGGACAGGTCGAGACCAGGGACACAGTCGCACAGGACGAGCGCGTTCAGGCACTCGTCTCCGAGCTAGCTACGGGGCTCGCGACTGGTGACATGCGGCCGGTTCACGCGCTCGTCGAGATCGAGGCCCTGCTCCGTCGGCTCTCCGGCCCGGGCGACATCGTCGCCGACCTCCACGAGGCGGCGGTCCCGGAACTGCAGGACCTGTCCTATGACTTCAGCGAGCCGGGCCCCGATCAGGCAGCTATCGAACGTGAGCGCGCCCGCTCCTCGGTTCGTCGGGGATTGCGTGTCCTCTCACAGACGCCGGGCGTTGCCACCCTCGTGCCACACGTCGGCTCGAACCTGGTCGAGTGTCTGCCGGGGGCCGCGAGCCGCGAGGACGTGATCGGCATTCCGGGCCGGATTCGGGACGTGGGGGGTCGGGTGGACGTCCCCGCGGACCCCGACTTTGGCGTCAGCGAGTACGTCGGTGGGGTTCTGATCAGCGCGCGTGAGGCGGGGAGTTCGGCCAGAGCCGGCCTGAACCTCGCCTACAGCGACGCCACGCTCGCGGCGCTCGAAGATGCGGGCCACCAGAGCGTCGAACTCGACATCGGGGCGGCCGATCTCGAATCGGCCGTGACTACAGCCATCGACGCCCACCCGGAGGCCACGGTGCTCTACCATCAGGGCGCGGTCGGCATCGAGCCGATCGTCTATCTGCTCGGCCCGGCTGCGGACGGCCTTGCACGCACGGTTCGGCGGGTCGCGACCGAACTGACCGAATCCTGA
- a CDS encoding 4-phosphopantoate--beta-alanine ligase, whose amino-acid sequence MTDCDEIPADHPRHDSLVTRHRIEAGVDAGITSRQGLIAQGRGEAFDYLLGEETIPSADRAARAAAATLLAAEHPVLSVNGNVAALVPEAMVQLAETVDADLEVNLFNRTEKRMAAIESHLEDHGAREVKGRNADARIPGLSHERAKVDADGIKAADVVLVPLEDGDRAQALSEMGKTEIVIDLNPLSRSAQVAAIPIIDNILRAVPRITDHARDLAKAGPEAIEQARTDFDAAEALDAAEARIRDGL is encoded by the coding sequence ATGACCGACTGCGATGAGATCCCGGCCGATCACCCCCGGCACGACTCGCTCGTGACCCGCCACCGGATCGAGGCGGGCGTGGACGCCGGTATCACCAGTCGACAGGGACTCATCGCCCAGGGACGCGGCGAGGCCTTCGATTACCTGCTCGGCGAGGAGACGATCCCGAGTGCCGACCGGGCCGCTCGCGCGGCGGCAGCGACCCTGCTGGCCGCCGAGCACCCGGTGTTGAGCGTCAACGGGAACGTCGCCGCGCTCGTTCCCGAGGCGATGGTGCAACTGGCCGAAACAGTGGACGCCGACCTCGAAGTCAACCTCTTCAACCGGACCGAAAAGCGAATGGCGGCGATCGAGTCCCACTTAGAAGACCACGGGGCGAGGGAGGTCAAGGGCCGAAACGCCGACGCCCGCATCCCGGGCCTCTCCCACGAGCGGGCGAAAGTCGACGCCGACGGCATCAAAGCGGCTGACGTAGTGCTCGTTCCGCTGGAGGACGGCGATCGCGCCCAGGCGCTGTCCGAGATGGGCAAGACCGAGATCGTGATCGATCTGAATCCGCTCTCCCGCTCGGCCCAGGTCGCGGCCATCCCGATCATCGACAACATTCTCAGAGCGGTCCCGCGGATCACCGACCACGCGAGGGACCTCGCAAAAGCGGGCCCGGAAGCGATCGAACAGGCTCGAACGGACTTCGACGCCGCTGAGGCACTCGACGCCGCAGAAGCGCGGATTCGCGACGGCCTTTGA
- a CDS encoding 50S ribosomal protein L37ae → MSESDRRRRTGSAGRFGARYGRLARRRVAEIEADMHADHVCPECGSPSVDRQGSGIWECGSCGYTFTGGAYRPETPGGRAVIRSIRTALSEDDTTEEATEE, encoded by the coding sequence ATGAGCGAATCCGATCGACGTCGACGGACCGGCAGTGCGGGTCGTTTCGGTGCCCGCTACGGGCGGCTGGCCCGGCGACGCGTCGCCGAGATCGAGGCGGACATGCACGCGGACCACGTCTGCCCCGAGTGTGGTTCCCCGTCAGTCGACCGCCAGGGCAGTGGCATCTGGGAATGTGGCTCCTGTGGGTACACCTTCACCGGCGGCGCGTACCGCCCCGAGACACCGGGTGGACGGGCAGTCATTCGTTCGATCCGCACCGCACTGTCCGAAGACGACACGACCGAGGAAGCGACGGAGGAATAG
- a CDS encoding KEOPS complex subunit Pcc1, with amino-acid sequence MHETTVELSYRSSDRAATIEAALRPEVGAIAGDRTTVSLDRAGAELELTVRASDPVALRAGQNTWLGLLEVAETVQTIR; translated from the coding sequence GTGCACGAGACGACTGTCGAACTCTCCTATCGATCGAGTGATCGCGCGGCCACGATCGAGGCGGCCCTCCGCCCGGAAGTCGGGGCGATCGCCGGTGACCGAACCACTGTCAGTCTCGACCGAGCGGGGGCGGAGTTAGAACTGACAGTTCGAGCCAGCGACCCAGTCGCGCTTCGGGCCGGCCAGAACACCTGGCTTGGCCTGCTCGAAGTCGCGGAAACAGTTCAGACGATCAGGTAG
- a CDS encoding DUF2070 family protein, whose product MTTNQGELAGLSRYIFRTPRWYSTMAVGLLVAALVGVAAFDSRYIFEDAWLGVFYLGVPTVVASVLTAPIDRALGGQFTFNRSTLLATVSLLIAVSVLTAAGLLAAVTSLGQNFVYDALIGALALIFAFRFLVVHAVSRTHPLSAILPASVQTGFAGLFLFVYSGTMNYLTLGGGPYFQALLSRPSHAPPEITYAFVPGDFTLLIGMSALYTGVAYAFLRILDRPWRRSLDVSSLDFLRGFIGHIAEGSRELEDFFEEIGEEAVVPVTVLSFRQPDGEEKARFVLPMIHPGPMGDIGGGNLPQRVAESTTGLAFPPHATAGHDFNLVTEREVETLIDAADRAAEQIEYGDSGTRPVRVDVGEASVLGQRFGDDALFVSTFAPGFADDIAYAVGLAAGAEARVEGMDDVLVADAHNSNNGLQGEDLGHVVPGSRRSFELIQAVSDTAASLQAESTGPMELGTAWDPTNWRPEEGIGPLGIRVAVLSVDGEQVAYVLIDGNNMEPGLRDRIIAAIDGVDAVEVMTTDTHIVNTVRSSNQVGGALDQDQLIDRVVELVDRAREDREPVEAGMATEMASVTVFGNDRTESLASQANAVISMGGGLAAAVIVATAAVTLLIFFLT is encoded by the coding sequence ATGACCACGAACCAGGGCGAACTGGCCGGCCTCTCCCGGTACATCTTCCGGACGCCGCGCTGGTACTCCACGATGGCCGTCGGCCTGCTGGTCGCCGCCCTGGTCGGCGTCGCGGCCTTCGACTCCCGGTATATCTTCGAGGACGCCTGGCTGGGGGTCTTCTATCTGGGCGTGCCGACGGTCGTCGCGAGCGTGCTGACGGCCCCGATCGATCGGGCGCTGGGCGGGCAGTTCACGTTCAACCGTTCGACGCTGCTCGCGACGGTGAGTCTGCTGATCGCCGTGTCGGTGCTCACGGCCGCCGGCCTGCTCGCGGCGGTTACGAGCCTCGGGCAGAACTTCGTCTACGACGCGCTCATCGGGGCGCTGGCGCTCATCTTCGCGTTCCGGTTCCTGGTGGTGCATGCGGTCTCCCGGACCCATCCGCTGTCCGCGATCCTCCCCGCGAGCGTGCAGACTGGCTTTGCCGGGCTCTTCCTGTTCGTGTACAGCGGCACGATGAACTACCTGACACTGGGTGGTGGCCCGTACTTCCAGGCCCTCCTGTCTCGGCCCAGCCACGCACCGCCGGAGATAACGTACGCGTTCGTCCCGGGCGATTTCACGCTCCTGATCGGGATGTCGGCACTCTACACGGGGGTGGCCTACGCCTTCCTGCGCATTCTGGATCGCCCGTGGCGACGCAGCCTCGACGTGAGTTCGCTTGACTTCCTCCGTGGGTTCATCGGCCACATCGCGGAGGGCTCTCGCGAACTCGAGGACTTCTTCGAGGAGATCGGTGAGGAGGCGGTCGTTCCCGTGACGGTCCTCTCCTTCCGGCAGCCGGACGGCGAGGAGAAGGCCCGCTTTGTCCTCCCGATGATCCACCCCGGCCCGATGGGAGACATTGGGGGTGGGAACCTGCCCCAGCGGGTGGCTGAATCGACCACGGGGTTGGCTTTCCCGCCCCACGCCACCGCCGGGCACGACTTCAACCTCGTGACCGAACGCGAGGTCGAGACCCTGATCGACGCGGCGGATCGGGCGGCCGAGCAGATCGAGTACGGCGACAGCGGGACTCGTCCAGTTCGGGTGGACGTCGGTGAGGCCTCGGTTCTCGGCCAGCGCTTCGGGGACGACGCGCTCTTCGTGAGCACCTTCGCGCCCGGCTTCGCTGACGACATCGCCTACGCCGTTGGCCTCGCGGCGGGGGCCGAGGCCCGGGTCGAGGGAATGGACGACGTGCTCGTCGCGGACGCACACAACAGCAACAACGGCCTGCAGGGCGAGGATCTGGGCCACGTCGTGCCGGGGAGTCGCCGCTCCTTCGAGTTGATACAGGCGGTCAGCGACACGGCCGCCTCCCTCCAGGCGGAATCGACCGGCCCGATGGAGCTCGGCACGGCCTGGGACCCCACGAACTGGCGGCCGGAGGAGGGGATCGGCCCGCTGGGGATCCGGGTGGCCGTCCTGTCGGTCGATGGCGAACAGGTCGCCTACGTGCTGATCGACGGGAACAACATGGAACCGGGGCTCCGGGACCGCATCATCGCGGCGATCGACGGCGTCGACGCCGTGGAGGTCATGACGACGGACACGCACATCGTGAACACGGTTCGGTCCTCGAATCAAGTCGGCGGCGCGCTGGATCAGGACCAGCTGATCGACCGCGTGGTCGAACTGGTCGATCGCGCCCGCGAGGACCGCGAACCCGTCGAGGCCGGGATGGCCACGGAGATGGCGAGTGTCACGGTCTTCGGCAACGACCGGACCGAGAGCCTGGCCAGTCAGGCAAACGCCGTCATTTCGATGGGTGGGGGCCTGGCGGCTGCGGTCATCGTCGCGACGGCAGCCGTGACACTGCTCATCTTCTTCCTCACCTGA
- a CDS encoding S1C family serine protease, giving the protein MRPLLSAFVIAVFLGALLGAGAGIVVFGADAGPSVDPPAPAETGATDGNLTELYEQTADSVAKLRVETDAGTSQGSGFLYDRRHVVTNAHVVQGATDLTVQFSDGAWRTGTVVGTDPYTDLAVVRVDSVPNGVEPLPLAESVPRPGQPVAAFGSPFGLQGTITHGIVSGVNRSMRVNGGFSVPDTVQTDAPVNPGNSGGPLVSMDGTVVGVNRAKEGDNIGFAISARLVERVVPELIADGSITHSFVGIRTVPVTPSVAAENDLERATGIAVVETTADGPADGVLQAGNWTGTSAGGVPSDADVIVAIDGQPVHSQEDLSRYLMLHTRPGETVSLTVYRGGQRLTVDVTLGERPSPT; this is encoded by the coding sequence ATGCGACCCCTCCTCTCTGCATTTGTAATCGCGGTGTTTCTCGGGGCCCTCCTGGGTGCCGGAGCCGGTATCGTGGTGTTCGGCGCCGATGCTGGCCCGTCTGTCGACCCCCCGGCACCCGCCGAGACGGGGGCCACCGATGGGAACCTGACCGAACTCTACGAGCAGACCGCCGATTCGGTGGCGAAACTCCGCGTCGAGACCGACGCCGGCACCTCTCAGGGATCGGGATTCCTCTACGATCGACGCCACGTGGTTACGAACGCCCACGTCGTCCAGGGCGCCACCGACCTCACCGTCCAGTTCTCGGACGGTGCCTGGCGCACCGGAACGGTCGTCGGCACCGATCCCTACACGGACCTGGCGGTCGTCCGCGTCGATTCGGTACCCAACGGAGTGGAGCCACTCCCGCTTGCGGAGTCAGTCCCCCGACCCGGCCAGCCAGTCGCCGCCTTTGGCAGTCCCTTCGGCTTGCAGGGGACGATCACCCACGGCATCGTGAGCGGGGTCAACCGCTCGATGCGAGTAAACGGCGGCTTCTCGGTCCCCGACACCGTCCAGACCGACGCGCCAGTCAACCCCGGAAACAGCGGCGGCCCGCTGGTGTCGATGGACGGGACTGTCGTCGGCGTGAACCGGGCCAAAGAGGGTGACAACATCGGGTTCGCCATCTCCGCGCGGCTCGTGGAGCGGGTCGTGCCCGAGCTTATCGCGGACGGCTCGATCACCCACTCGTTCGTGGGAATTCGGACGGTTCCCGTGACACCCAGCGTCGCGGCCGAAAACGATCTCGAACGGGCGACCGGCATCGCGGTCGTCGAGACCACGGCCGACGGGCCTGCCGATGGCGTGCTCCAGGCCGGCAACTGGACTGGGACCTCGGCCGGCGGTGTGCCAAGCGACGCGGACGTGATCGTGGCGATCGACGGCCAGCCGGTTCACAGCCAGGAGGATCTCAGCCGGTATCTCATGCTACACACTCGCCCCGGCGAGACGGTTTCGCTCACGGTCTATCGCGGGGGCCAGCGGCTCACCGTCGACGTGACACTCGGGGAGCGACCGTCGCCTACCTGA
- a CDS encoding prefoldin subunit beta, whose product MQGNLPPEAQEKVEELEDLQETAQKVSMQKQQAETQLTETETALEELENIEPGTTMYREVGELLVETEYDEAQTELEDKADTLEVRVQTLEKQENRVREQFEELQQELQELLSGGAGGMGGGPPSPDGV is encoded by the coding sequence ATGCAGGGCAACCTTCCGCCGGAAGCACAGGAGAAAGTCGAAGAACTCGAAGACCTTCAGGAGACTGCCCAGAAGGTCTCGATGCAGAAACAGCAGGCCGAAACACAGCTCACCGAGACCGAGACGGCCCTCGAAGAACTCGAAAACATCGAGCCCGGCACGACGATGTACCGGGAGGTCGGCGAGCTGCTCGTCGAGACCGAGTACGACGAGGCCCAGACCGAACTCGAGGACAAGGCCGATACGCTCGAAGTTCGCGTACAGACCCTGGAGAAACAGGAGAACCGCGTGCGCGAGCAGTTCGAGGAACTCCAGCAGGAACTGCAGGAGCTCCTCTCCGGCGGTGCCGGCGGCATGGGTGGCGGCCCGCCGTCCCCCGACGGCGTCTGA
- a CDS encoding DNA-directed RNA polymerase subunit P: MSYKCSRCKRDVELDEYGGVRCPYCGHRVLLKERSRDIKEVQVE, encoded by the coding sequence ATGTCCTACAAGTGCTCCCGCTGCAAGCGCGACGTGGAACTCGACGAGTACGGTGGCGTTCGCTGTCCCTACTGCGGTCATCGCGTGCTGCTGAAGGAGCGCAGCCGGGACATCAAGGAAGTCCAGGTCGAGTAG
- the dcd gene encoding dCTP deaminase, giving the protein MILSDGDILDRLESGTLVIEPLDDPALQIQPASVDVRLGEEFLEFQRTNIPSIHPQRENQVSDYVSETNVAEGEEFILHPGDFVLATTKERVEIPSDLVAQVEGRSSLGRLAVITHATAGFVDPGFRGRITLELSNLGTAPVALSPGMRIAQLVFTELTSPAREPYGSERGSKYQDQSGPAASRIGSDAEFEGTQE; this is encoded by the coding sequence ATGATCCTCTCGGACGGCGACATCCTCGATCGACTCGAATCGGGGACTCTGGTCATCGAGCCACTCGATGACCCGGCGCTGCAGATTCAGCCCGCGAGCGTGGACGTGCGACTGGGCGAGGAGTTTCTGGAGTTCCAGCGGACCAACATCCCGAGCATCCACCCCCAGCGGGAGAACCAGGTGAGTGACTACGTCTCGGAGACCAACGTCGCCGAGGGCGAGGAGTTCATCCTCCACCCCGGGGACTTCGTGCTCGCGACCACCAAAGAGCGCGTCGAGATCCCCTCGGATCTCGTCGCGCAGGTCGAGGGCCGATCCTCGCTGGGACGGCTTGCCGTGATAACACATGCCACTGCAGGGTTCGTCGATCCGGGGTTTCGCGGCCGAATCACGCTCGAACTGTCGAATCTCGGGACCGCGCCGGTCGCGCTCTCCCCCGGGATGCGGATCGCACAGCTAGTGTTCACCGAACTCACTAGCCCGGCCCGTGAGCCATACGGCTCGGAGCGCGGCTCGAAGTACCAGGACCAGTCCGGGCCGGCCGCCTCGCGGATCGGCTCGGACGCCGAATTCGAGGGGACCCAGGAGTGA
- the truD gene encoding tRNA pseudouridine(13) synthase TruD gives MRPAHEEERPYGIEWYASDSDGVGGRLRDRPADFRVRERERFDFHPIETDTGDYPWLVCRVTLRNTDTNDFARELSNRLSMSRERVRWAGTKDKRAISTQLFTLKGVDPAEVPAIDGAEIEILGRAGRGLAFGDLLGNDFTVVVRDPDAPNRAETITTELESRFGGRPGVPNYFGHQRFGSYRSITHEVGLAVLRGDWEGAVMAYLGNPSPHEPASTREAREFVAETRDWETALDRFPNRLRYERSMLHTLVDSPADFQGALGTFPENLQRLFVNAAQSAVFNRILSQRLDAGLPFHEPVAGDVVAFADTDAPADFPIPDMDRLQRVSEGRTEVMARHCKRDRAFVTAPLVGTETEFAAGEPGEIERKAMADLGLEPADFELPEPYHSTGTRRAILLRVDPTIQHDPLTFEFGLPKGSYATVLLREYLKVSPRAL, from the coding sequence ATGCGACCGGCCCACGAGGAAGAACGCCCCTACGGGATCGAGTGGTACGCGAGCGACAGCGACGGCGTCGGCGGCCGGCTCCGGGATCGACCCGCTGACTTCCGGGTTCGCGAGCGAGAGCGCTTCGATTTTCACCCCATCGAAACCGACACCGGCGATTACCCCTGGCTCGTCTGTCGGGTCACGCTGCGGAATACGGACACGAACGACTTCGCCAGAGAGCTCTCGAACCGGCTCTCGATGAGCCGCGAGCGAGTTCGCTGGGCCGGCACCAAGGACAAGCGGGCGATCTCGACCCAGCTGTTTACCCTCAAAGGCGTCGACCCGGCCGAAGTCCCTGCCATCGATGGGGCGGAGATCGAGATCCTCGGGCGGGCCGGTCGCGGGCTGGCCTTCGGTGACCTGCTGGGCAACGACTTTACGGTCGTGGTCCGGGACCCGGACGCCCCGAACCGGGCCGAGACGATCACGACCGAACTCGAATCGCGGTTCGGCGGCCGGCCCGGGGTCCCGAACTACTTCGGCCACCAGCGGTTTGGCAGCTATCGCTCGATCACTCACGAGGTCGGGCTCGCCGTCCTCCGGGGGGACTGGGAGGGCGCGGTGATGGCGTACCTGGGGAATCCGAGCCCGCACGAGCCAGCGAGCACCCGGGAGGCCAGGGAGTTCGTCGCCGAAACGCGGGACTGGGAAACGGCCCTGGATCGCTTTCCGAACCGTCTGCGCTACGAGCGGTCGATGCTTCACACGCTAGTCGACTCGCCGGCAGATTTCCAGGGGGCGCTTGGAACCTTCCCCGAGAACCTGCAGCGACTCTTCGTCAACGCCGCCCAGTCGGCCGTTTTCAACCGGATTCTGAGTCAGCGACTCGACGCCGGGCTCCCGTTCCACGAACCAGTCGCCGGCGACGTGGTCGCCTTCGCCGACACCGACGCGCCGGCGGACTTCCCGATTCCGGATATGGACCGTCTGCAGCGGGTGTCCGAGGGTCGGACCGAGGTGATGGCCCGTCATTGCAAGCGCGACCGGGCGTTCGTCACGGCCCCCCTCGTCGGGACCGAGACCGAGTTCGCCGCGGGCGAGCCGGGCGAAATCGAGCGGAAGGCGATGGCCGACCTGGGGCTGGAGCCGGCGGATTTCGAGCTCCCAGAGCCGTATCACTCCACCGGGACCAGACGGGCGATTTTGCTTCGCGTGGACCCGACGATCCAGCACGATCCGCTCACCTTCGAGTTCGGGCTCCCCAAGGGGAGTTACGCCACTGTCCTCCTCCGGGAGTACCTCAAGGTCTCGCCCCGGGCGCTCTGA
- a CDS encoding DUF3194 domain-containing protein: MVDSDTVVETASEAAHGYVFSRLKKSDVEDIDVTVSFEDQVLEVDVSILAPEVEADLERIADDAARAAGNAVDDLFEQ, from the coding sequence ATGGTCGATTCGGACACGGTCGTGGAGACGGCCAGCGAGGCCGCCCACGGGTACGTGTTCTCACGCCTCAAGAAGTCTGACGTCGAGGACATCGACGTCACCGTCTCCTTCGAAGACCAGGTCCTGGAAGTCGACGTCTCGATACTCGCACCCGAGGTCGAGGCCGACCTGGAACGGATTGCGGACGACGCGGCGCGGGCGGCTGGGAACGCAGTCGACGACCTCTTCGAGCAGTAG
- the pth2 gene encoding peptidyl-tRNA hydrolase Pth2, translated as MKQAIVVRSDLDMGTGKLAAQVAHAALSGYEDAPADAQKEWKNQGQRKVVLEITGERALFEVHENAKAAGLPTALIRDAGRTQLDPDTPTTVSVGPAGNDAVDRITGSLSLF; from the coding sequence ATGAAACAGGCCATCGTCGTCCGGTCGGACCTCGATATGGGCACCGGGAAACTCGCGGCCCAGGTCGCCCACGCCGCGCTTTCGGGCTACGAGGACGCCCCCGCCGACGCGCAAAAAGAGTGGAAGAACCAGGGCCAGCGCAAGGTCGTCCTGGAGATCACCGGCGAGCGGGCGCTCTTCGAGGTCCACGAGAACGCCAAAGCCGCCGGCCTCCCCACGGCGCTGATCCGGGACGCCGGGCGAACCCAGCTAGACCCCGACACCCCGACCACCGTGTCCGTCGGCCCCGCAGGCAACGACGCGGTCGACCGGATCACGGGCTCGCTCTCCCTGTTCTGA